In Tenebrio molitor chromosome 1, icTenMoli1.1, whole genome shotgun sequence, the sequence GAGCGGGCCGGGGTACGTGTGCTGGAAGAAGGGGTGCAATCAGTTTTTTCCGACGGCGCACTCCCTCCAGATGCACTTCAAGGACGTCCACGCCAAGAACTCCATCAGCAACATGTCGGTCTCGGAAAAGCACGTCTACAAGTACAGGTGCAATCAGTGCTCGCTGGCGTTCAAGACGCTGGAGAAGCTGCAACTGCACTCGCAGTACCACATGATCAGGGACGCCACCAAGTGCGTACTGTGCGGGAGGAGTTTCCGGTCGCTGGTGGCGCTGCACAAGCACGTGGAGAGCGTCCACTCGGACTTGACAGACGAAGAACTGACGGTGTACAAGCAGAGCTTGATGAGCAATCCCCTGCTTCTGGCGGGGCTGCAAGGACAAGTGCTGGACAGTTCCACCaacgatattttaaagaagGAGTCTCTGGCCGGGGAGGAAGAGGCGACAGAGTGCGACGACAGCAAAGAGATCAACACCAGTCACGACGACAGCAATCAAAACGACGGAGAGAACTCGGACGACAGCATCATCTACAAAGACCAACAGTTCCTAGAAGATTACCTGAACAGTCAAGCGATCGCGGAGGACAGCTACAACGATCCCAACAGGAAGTACAAGTGTCACCGGTGCAAAGTCGCCTTCACCAGACAGAGCTACTTGACGGCTCACAACAAAACTCTTTTGCATCGAAAAGGCGAGAAGCTGAGCTACCCAATGGAAAAGTACCTGGACCCAAATAGGCCTTACAAATGCGACGTGTGCAAAGAGAGCTTCACCCAAAAAAACATCCTCCTAGTCCACTACAACTCGGTCAGTCACCTGCACAAGTTGAAGCGCGCCATGCAAGAACAACAGcagaacaacaacaacaatccGGCGGTGTCGCCGGTGATCGGGAGCCAAGCGCAGAACTTGACGCTGACGCCGAAGAGCACCTCCAGCGAAGAGGACGACAAGAAGCGGTACCGGTGCAACATCTGCAAGGTGGCGTACACGCAGGGCAGCACTTTGGATATTCATATGCGCAGCGTGCTGCACCAGACGCGGGCCAGCAAGCTGCAGGACTTGGCGATGACCGGGCAGATAGACCTGTCGAAGCCGCTGATAGAGCAACCGGAGTCGTTGCAGTCTCCGAAACAGAGCAGCCCCTTGCCGGGCGGTGGGGAGAAGACGTCTCCCACCCCTCCGTCGCCCGGCCTCGGCACAGGTAGCCAGGGGATGACGAGCTGTCCCAAATGCGGCGCCCTTTTCGGTTCGCAAGATCAGTTGAGCGCACACCAGCAGCTGTACTGCATGTTCGCGGCGCCGATGGCCATCTTCCAAGCGGCGCAAGAGCCCGGCCAGGCGAAGAGTCCGCCCCCCGACGACGACGCCGTCGTCCGACTGTCAATGCCCAAGAAGACGGGCTCGCACATGTACAAACACCTGCTGGAGAGCTTCGGCTTCGACCTGGTGATGCAATATAATGAGAGCCACCAGCGGCGCCAGCGCCAGGCCGAGGAGAAGGCGAGGACGCCGCCCCCGCCGCCAGAGCAGCCCGAGGCGAAGGCCGAGGACGACGCAGAAAGCACCTTACCAGAAGTAAGTAGATCCACGTGCCAACATTGCAATAAAGAGTTCTCTAGCGTGTGGGTGTTAAAGTCTCACTGTGAAGAAGTACATAAAGATTTAGTGCCACTAGAATTCTTAGAAAAGTATGCTCAACAGTTCAAGAACGAATACGAAAAGAAATCGGTGGTCGTGACGGCGGCGACGTCCTCCACCGTTAACAGCCATCCACGGGTAGCGACGCCCGGGGCGCCCACCACGACGACGTCGTCGAGTCCGGGCGCCGACGCCACGCCGGAAAAAGAGGACGAGTCCAAAGACGCGTTGCACGCCAAACTTAACCAACTTAACCTGCAGACGCCGCCGGAGGCCGCGTCCACGGCGCCGTCGACGCCGACGTCGTCGACGACGCCCGCGAGCAGCACCGACTCGCTGCCAGCCAACATCCAGGCGATGATTGCGCAGAGCATGGCGCAGAACCCGATGGCCTTGGCGCAACAAATGTCAGAAATGCAGGCCGCGTTCAATGTCATGCAATTGCAACAGCTCAACTTCAATCCCATGATGCAAATGATGGGCATGGGCCTGCCCCTCGGGCTAAACGCTCTGGCAGCGATGAACTTACAGCCGCCTCTGGTGCCGCTCATGATGCCGCCGCCTCCATACGACCCCATCTCGCAATTCGGCCCCCAAGACCAGCAGGCCATGATGGCCAAACAACAAGCCATGATGCAGCAACAAGCGGTGAGTACCCCATTCATTTTTCACTTTCCACTTTTTCTTGTTCTTCCTCCGTACAGAGCGTCCCAGTCACTGCAAATTTTCGCAAACGAAAAAACTCCAATTCTAATGAGGAATTGGGTATTTTATCCTTTGAGATTAAACAGACCTTGAGATAATGTGGTGGCCGcgaaaaaacacattttcaaaataccACTGTTAAAGACTAAACtatcacaaaaaaattctttttattcaaatgtcTACGCTAGAATACCCCTTCACTATTTTACCCAATTCTCTTGGGCTATTTTTGTACTCCCCAACGCATTTCACTTTATTTGTggattattataatttaattaattaacacgGATCCGGTGATTATACCACCAGCTGGTCCGGTGATGGCGGTTGCCGTTTGATAAATCCTCATTAGCCGCAATTCACCACACGCTGGGTCCGTTATTGCCCAAAATTATCTACAAATTTTCCTGCAGGAATTAGTCGGAAACCGTTAATTAATTTCCAATTTTCGCTGTTCGTTTAATTAGAAAACATCTCAATTTGTTGGATTATTGCCTTTCACGTTTAATTATCGCAAGGCATTTATCGAAGGATACGTTTATTGTTGGCGATTGGCATCGAAACAATCacggaacaaataaaaataatccttGAGAAATTAACAATTGTGAAGaaattaattgtcaaaaattttattaagaaaacaaattgTCTGTTATATTCTACAGTTTTTCCACCAAACGtatcattttcatttgttaTCACTTAACACTAATTATACCTGGAAATTAGATACTTGGAATAATTAAATGATAGCAGAATTACACCTAAtgaattgataaatgtaaGTGATAAGCCATTTACCTGTGCAGGTATTCAAAAAGAAATTGCATTCTTAGTAGTACCACTAGAAATAGGTCTTGCAAACAAAAATCtcaaagtaaaattaaaaattagaaatcaaatatGGACACGGGATACttaagattttgtttttttgaaataaaaaaaattgaaagtacTTTAGTACCGATTTGGTACCACTGCACATGTTGAATTTGTATGAAAATTATTGAGTTCAATTTTAGTCAGTCAAACTATTTTCGATTTCAATTTTGGAATCATGAAAATATTGCAGTACTGATCAGTACTTGTACGAAATCATCGTGATTGAAAGTAAAGGTCTAAAtgttaataaatgtcaaagtttaaAGTACTTGCTTGGTCGATTATTAAATATCAAATGAGATGGATCTGAAAGTTTTAAGAAGAAAATACCGTACCTGTTAGATGGTACCAATTGATCTTTGAATATTCAGTACGCAGAGAAATATTTAGACACGTATTTTCTGCGCAGTTTTAATTTAAGTAAttaatgcaaaaaataaatggggaggaaaattttcaagaaacaTTCTTAGTACCAATTAGTACCCACCGCGTATATAGAAATTGATCTCGTTACAAATGCGgcataaattaaataaacacgttgttttttcacaatttgggAGAAAATGTTTGTGGTAGCTCATAAAGAAGTACCGTGacgataatttatttttttaacggaaaTATAGTTTAGTagcaattattattgttatacgTGTTTAAGATGGTAAAAAAGTAGTTGTGATAGAAAATTTTCTGGAAGTGTTGTCAGTACCAATTAGTACTACACAGAAATATGAATTATGTATACTTATGACGTGTgttaaatacaaataaatctACTTCGGGTAAATTTAGAAGTAGTTaacaatttcataaaaatccgatttttttctaaacccTTTTATTACGAATTACGCACCAAACGGTACCTCATAGTACTTAAGAACAATACAGTACAGTTATAATAATagaagatttaaaattttacctgACAGTACTTGGTAAAGAGCTACCTGAGTTCTAAAAGTGAAATCAAAAGATCAAGAACTCCCCAGAACTAGTACCAAtggaaatcaaatatttttttttacagagaAAAGTACTGCTAATTAGAAATACAATTAAGTgcaaaagatttaatttgaagaTTTTGGCCCAACTATTTTCTTAATTGAAGAAATGAATCCAAAAGCCacttttttggaaatttttgaacTTTAGATCTTGATTGTTTTCCTTCCTCCTGGTACGTTAAAAATCCATATGGATTTTTTCCGCtgtaatacagggtgtaatcgaaatgcacggaataattttaaccacgaggtactggcttcatgtagaactcggaaaaaatattttaaaaattctatgtcaaaaaaaatttgacatttaatttttgaggtacaattttttatagttgcttttagtcttctacatTGTCCcacaacacatttttaaaatacacctctaggaaatatgctctaaaacaaggaaaccgcattggtgtacattttataaaatatacagggtgtattttaaaaatgtggtgaaattttacctacgaggttgtgggacaacgtagaagactaaaagcaacaataaaaaattgtacctcaaaaattaaatgtcaatttattttttgacagaattttttaaatattttttccgagtatttcgattacaccctgtatatgtacgGTGGTAAAATCCTTCTAGTTATCgccattattaattttattgcgtTGTGTCAAAcaggattttttttagttttttgccCCATTAATTACACTTTATGGCGGCGTTTAATGTCAACCGGCCATCTTGAATCTCCGTGTAAAACAGTTGTGTTGGGCCGCTCTGTACctgaaaaattttcttaattaaccGTCCGACCTCCGTCCTACTAATTAAACCTACCGAGCGTTCGGAAAACCGATTAGAATTCCGTTAACGAGTGGTTGCACCGTCCACGTTTTAGTACATCGGTGGTTTTTTGTTtggcattttaaattacacgCATAGAGTACAATAATTATAGATTTCGAGATCTGACAATTATTAGCGTCTGTTTCGATCCGACTgttgattattttaattgcTGTTTGTACGATGTAGCCTTGCATTGTGATAATTATCGTAATTgatttattgccaatttgttacaatttattaaGGCTCGCGTATTTACCGATCGGGTATTGAGAACGTATAAATCTGTATAATATCGACAGTGGAATAATGCGAGCTTATGCATTGTCGTCTTTCGTCTCTGTCCCGCAGGCCGTTAACGCTGCTGCGAACCAGAAGCGCGCAAGAACTCGCATCACCGACGACCAACTGAAGATCCTGCGAGCCCACTTCGACATAAACAACTCACCGTCGGAGGAGCAGATCCACGAGATGGCATCGCAAAGCGGCCTTCCGCCCAAAGTCATAAAGCATTGGTTCAGGAACACGCTGTTCAAAGAAAGACAACGAAACAAAGACAGTCCTTATAATTTCAACAACCCACCCTCGACGACGCTCAATTTGGAGGAGTACGAGAAGACGGGCGAGGCCAAGGTGATGCCGCTCAACAGCTCGGGCAGCAGCACCGAAGACGTGAAGAAGGGCACGCCGCCCCCGATCCAGCCCGAGATCAAGACCGAGATGAAAGAGGAACCAGTTGACGAACACAAATTCGACGAGAAGATGCAAGAACCCATCGACGAGAAACCCAACCTTTTTAACCTGCCCCCAAACCTGCAACCCCCGCAAAGTCCCGCCACTTCAGTCGCCAGCTCGGACAACATCAACATGTCGCAAGCCTCCGCCCCCACCACCCCCAACAACCTCACCCTCACCTCCATCATCGCCTCGCAACTCGGCGACACCCTCACCACCAGCACTCCAGCTCTCAACATGTCCACGTCGTCCTCCCACCACGGACTCGCCAGCCCCATGCTGCCGCCCCCCAAGCTCAACCAACAGAATTTTCCCAACCCCAACAACCTCCAAGCCATGCTGCCCCTGACCCCAAACCGCTGCCTCAGTCCTAGTCGAGAGTACAGCAACCCCAGCAGTCAAAGCTCCTGCGGCTCCACGGGGAAACGAGCGAACCGCACCCGCTTCACCGACTACCAGATCAAAGTCCTGCAGGAGTTTTTCGAGAACAACGCCTACCCCAAAGACGACGATCTCGAGTATCTCTCCAAACTGTTGAATCTCAGTCCACGAGTGATCGTGGTTTGGTTTCAAAACGCGCGGCAAAAGGCCAGGAAAGTGTACGAGAACCAACCAGCAGTGGAACCAGCGCCTGGGATAGGCGACGAGAGCGGGGCCAACAGGTTTCAGAGGACCCCGGGGCTCAACTACCAGTGCAAGAAATGCCTCCTGGTTTTTCAAAGATACTACGAGTTGATCCGCCACCAGAAGACGCATTGCTTCAAAGAGGAGGATGCCAAGAGGAGCGCTCAGGCGCAGGCGGCAGCCGCGCAGATCGCGGCGGTGTTGAGCTCCGAAGACTCGAACTCTAGTACCACCGTGGAGCAGTCGCAGCAGCAACAGCAACAGCCCCAGAACAGCATCCAGCACAGTCCGCAGCTGCAGAACGCGGCGCAGAGCCCCATCCAGCCGAACCCGCCGACGACGCCCACCCCCACCAGCGGCAACTACCCGCCGTCGCCGTCCGCTGGTGATAATAAAGAAGGGACGTTTCAGTGCGACAAATGCAACCTAGTTTTTCCCAGATTCGATCTGTGGCGGGAGCACCAGCTGGTCCACATCATGAACCCCAATTTGTTTCCAACCTACCCCCCAGACTCGCCCTTCGGGATTTTGCAACAGCACGCGCAGCTCCAACAGCTGAACGCGAATCTGGGGGACATCACCAAGACCAACTCGCAAAACATACAACACCCTTTGGTCAACATGTTGAACAACGTGGGGGGGCAAAAGAGGAAACTGGAGGAGTTCGAGGTGGAGAGCGACACCTCCGATCAACCCAAAGACAAAAGGTTGAGGACCACGATCTTGCCCGAACAGTTGGACTATCTGTACCAGAAGTACCAGATCGAGAGCAACCCTTCTAGGAAGATGTTGGAGAACATCGCGAGAGAAGTGGGGTTGAAGAAACGAGTGGTGCAGGTGTGGTTTCAGAACACGAGGGCTAGGGAGCGCAAAGGGCAGTTCAGAGCCCACGCGCAAGTGATCAACAAGAGGTGTCCCTTTTGTCCGGCTCTTTTCAAAGTGAAATCTGCGCTGGAGTCTCATCTGACGACGAAGCATGCTGCCAGGGGTGAGGTCAATATCGACGCGCTCCCAGACGAAGAAGTCAGTTTGGAATCTTCTCCTAGTTTGAGTTCTGGAGGGGACAACAAGTTCCAGCAGAACCCGAATATGATGCCTCCTTTATTTCCGACGCTGCATCCAGAAATGGAGAACTCGATAAAAAAGTACTACGAAGAGAGCATGAAGAGATATATTAGTGAGTTGCAAGCGCACGCGTCCTCCTCCAACGGCGACAAGAGCGAGATCAAATCAGGCAAGGAAGAAGGCGAGATCCCGCTCGATTTGTCGAAACCCGTCGACCTATCCAGACCCATGAAAGTGTCCATGGACCACGAGCGCACCATCTGCGACCCCGGCCCCTTGACGGACCTGAGCGAGAGGTCGCTGTGCGACGAGCGCAGCGACTCCATGTCGGAAACCACCGAGATCTTCGACGACGAGAGCAACCCGACGTCTCCAGCCAGCAGCACCCAAAGCAACACCCACCGCCTGTCCAACACCGGCAGCTCCAGCGGCACCAAGCGATTTCGCACCCAAATGTCCTCCGTACAAGTGAAAGTGATGAAGTCGCTCTTCGGCGACTACAAGACCCCCACGATGGCCGAGTGCGAGATGCTGGGCCGCGAGATCGGCCTGCCGAAACGCGTGGTGCAAGTGTGGTTCCAGAACGCGCGGGCCAAAGAGAAGAAGAGCAAGATCGCGCTGCAGAAGGTGCTGGGCGCCCCGGAATCCGACACTCCGGTCCTGCCCGAAGACTGCAAGTTCTGCAATTTCAAATACTCGCACAAGTACTCCATCCAAGACCACATCTTCACCAAGAGCCACATCGCCAACGTGCGCATGCACCTAGAGAACGCCAGCAAGGAGGCGGGCGAGAGCGAGTTCACGGTGCCGCCGCTCCCGGGGGCCTCCTCGGTCACCGCCGACTCCACCACCAACCCGCCGCAGAACCTCAACAACAACACGCACCTCCAGCTGCTGCAGATGGCCGGGATGCCGGCCCCGACCAAGGGGGACCAGGAGGAGAACTCGGAGACGCTGTTCCAGCAGCTCTACGCCCTCGGCAACAACGCCAACTACGGGGTCCAGAACCAGTACGTGCACCACTCGATGTTCGGCGCCAACGGTGAGTACTCGCTGTAGTAGGTGTGGAGTTTGCGTTTGATTTGCCGCTTGCATGCTGGGTCCATCCAAATTTTTCCCGCCGCGACTCCAATTAGCCACCGCGAGCTAAAGAGAAAGCACAACACTCTTCATCACACGATATTCACCACGTTTATCATCTATTTGTCGAGTAGTACAAGAGTAACGAGCGTTTTACATAACTGGTCACTTTGTGGACACTTCTTATTATGACGCGCGAGGGGCGCCACCAGTGTTTGCTCTCGACACTTCCTCCGCGGTGTCTCTGCTGATGTCTTAATTAGTCGGAGGTTGTTTCCTGGCTCGAAATTTTTCccaataaattttttcttccCGCTGATTTATTTCGTCTCATATCTGATTTATGACGGCGATGGAATCTGAGATTCTCGAATATATAATGGCCGGGGATTTAATTATGGTCTCGAATGCGGGTAAAGACGTGACTACTTGATCGAGCGCTAGAATATTTAATATACCGGTGAAGGAACGGTCCGCGAGCGGAGCCTTGCGGTGCTCCTCTCTGACGTGCATTATTGAATTCGTGTGTTTTCGGGCGTATGAACCGTCCGTCTCGGAAATGAGAAATGGATATAAATATTTCACGTCCCCCTTGTGTTTCTCATATGAATTCGTAATGCGGGCGGGGTGGCCCCGTACGCGCCCCGTCAATAATGCATGACGCACGTCTGGGCGCCGGGGCCGTCGTCGCGGGCCCCGGATTCGGGCGGCTAATTGCCCGGAGCCGGAGGTGGGAGACGTGCGGATTATGGGCGGGGTTTAAAGATTCATTCTACTTTTACAATAAGACAAACAAGTAGGTCCGTTTCTATAGCTACCACATTACGCTCCTCCATTGGCCGGATTCTTGTCTTGGTCTCGGTGCGGCGGTCGATTAAGGTCCGTCATGAGCGGCCGTGTGAGAGTATCATTTTCATTAGGCAAACAGGGCCGGATCAGGTAGGACGCCTTTGTTTGACGCCCCGAGGGCCGCCAGGTGTGCCGGCTTACGCCAACACGGCACCGAGGTACCTGGACCGGCGACACTATCCGAAATGGCTTTGTTTTATTTGGGACACGTTTTACCGAgggtttgtttgttttcaaggGGCGAAGCAGGGGTTGCTTAACCCACCACCACAAAAACATCACACTTAAACGACGAAttaacacaaagaaaaaatccCAAGAATCACTCGAAAACATCTTCCGCATCTGCTCGCGTTTACCTGGAACAACACTTTTGTAATTCGTCGGTCTAATTGGTTCCAGATATGCTCAATCGGGACGGCAAGCTGGTCACTATTGACATTTTTACCTCGATTGTGCCCAATTTTCGACCGGCGTCAGATCTGGTCCGTTTCGCGGATTTAGCGCGGGTTTGTTTTTTTCGCGGCCGTAATTTTCGGAGCATCTAGACCATCTGTTTGGCCAAGTCCTGCCGATACCGAAC encodes:
- the zfh2 gene encoding zinc finger homeobox protein 3 isoform X2, with amino-acid sequence MPTVSAATELSPGGRTSRQKQHEEAMSPEQEASPPPAAPGASPPPPPPTRLPSPAMSHQETSDVEQFSGKIVYNPDGSAYIIEDSESDGEAANASVPEIVPPLQAVYVSRLLRQAARPAELPAVHSYRVVALRDARPPRPASVPVKPILMCFVCKLSFGFARSFANHAQAEHGVALKENEREVLAADCSAILQCVGADKRPVVSLLEPLGPPPDGHGAQPTPMPASHVRQDGPSPHSDTPPCSSSRNTPGKSPSPPFAPPPAFMTGTTIGVCPEHLQGRPSGVECARCEMILASGRLGPAGLANVHSRNSCKTLKCPKCNWHYKYQETLEIHMKEKHPEAETSCIYCIAGQPHPRLARGETYTCGYKPYRCEVCNYSTTTKGNLSIHMQSDKHLNNMQELQNGGAPNTESRQSSPKAPPLHHSPVSSGHKPKPSFRCDVCNYETNVARNLRIHMTSEKHTHNMLVLQQNVKHMQTLSALHHQHPPQQHMESLYGMYPGLGDKPEAALADMAYNQALLIQMMTGGQLPGPDMSAHSDMGLNPDTMEPPPEPADPDPDRNYQCCVCNVFSSDSLEELIRHLGQDRTRLREQEILAVVAGHYVCKLCTYKTNLKANFQLHCKTDKHLQRLQHVNHVKEGGPRNEWKLKYASAPGGVQIRCNACDYYTNSAHKLQLHAATGRHDAGVLLLKHLVERCSALRQDQPRVFHCSLCGFSATNRLPLLQHVRSLKHLHMEQLHHLQRRAEGKDTTTDVTEVFHVVPGPVDQQQTPERRDSVNSELSQLESSRDPVKTEPREDNEDGANPESGPQHVCPYCEYSSESEMRIQAHVLAQHGTSSASTDGPVFQCPLCQDSFKERSSLERHVMQIHSVNSEGLQRLLMLVDQSHWLNRASRTPTPNNSAAAPSQIVSPTSVSSKDSAKQEKGEDVEMMSPASEDNNELEAERCGTCFKTFKNIDELCFHQNETGHLEIKQTPSGPGYVCWKKGCNQFFPTAHSLQMHFKDVHAKNSISNMSVSEKHVYKYRCNQCSLAFKTLEKLQLHSQYHMIRDATKCVLCGRSFRSLVALHKHVESVHSDLTDEELTVYKQSLMSNPLLLAGLQGQVLDSSTNDILKKESLAGEEEATECDDSKEINTSHDDSNQNDGENSDDSIIYKDQQFLEDYLNSQAIAEDSYNDPNRKYKCHRCKVAFTRQSYLTAHNKTLLHRKGEKLSYPMEKYLDPNRPYKCDVCKESFTQKNILLVHYNSVSHLHKLKRAMQEQQQNNNNNPAVSPVIGSQAQNLTLTPKSTSSEEDDKKRYRCNICKVAYTQGSTLDIHMRSVLHQTRASKLQDLAMTGQIDLSKPLIEQPESLQSPKQSSPLPGGGEKTSPTPPSPGLGTGSQGMTSCPKCGALFGSQDQLSAHQQLYCMFAAPMAIFQAAQEPGQAKSPPPDDDAVVRLSMPKKTGSHMYKHLLESFGFDLVMQYNESHQRRQRQAEEKARTPPPPPEQPEAKAEDDAESTLPEFKNEYEKKSVVVTAATSSTVNSHPRVATPGAPTTTTSSSPGADATPEKEDESKDALHAKLNQLNLQTPPEAASTAPSTPTSSTTPASSTDSLPANIQAMIAQSMAQNPMALAQQMSEMQAAFNVMQLQQLNFNPMMQMMGMGLPLGLNALAAMNLQPPLVPLMMPPPPYDPISQFGPQDQQAMMAKQQAMMQQQAAVNAAANQKRARTRITDDQLKILRAHFDINNSPSEEQIHEMASQSGLPPKVIKHWFRNTLFKERQRNKDSPYNFNNPPSTTLNLEEYEKTGEAKVMPLNSSGSSTEDVKKGTPPPIQPEIKTEMKEEPVDEHKFDEKMQEPIDEKPNLFNLPPNLQPPQSPATSVASSDNINMSQASAPTTPNNLTLTSIIASQLGDTLTTSTPALNMSTSSSHHGLASPMLPPPKLNQQNFPNPNNLQAMLPLTPNRCLSPSREYSNPSSQSSCGSTGKRANRTRFTDYQIKVLQEFFENNAYPKDDDLEYLSKLLNLSPRVIVVWFQNARQKARKVYENQPAVEPAPGIGDESGANRFQRTPGLNYQCKKCLLVFQRYYELIRHQKTHCFKEEDAKRSAQAQAAAAQIAAVLSSEDSNSSTTVEQSQQQQQQPQNSIQHSPQLQNAAQSPIQPNPPTTPTPTSGNYPPSPSAGDNKEGTFQCDKCNLVFPRFDLWREHQLVHIMNPNLFPTYPPDSPFGILQQHAQLQQLNANLGDITKTNSQNIQHPLVNMLNNVGGQKRKLEEFEVESDTSDQPKDKRLRTTILPEQLDYLYQKYQIESNPSRKMLENIAREVGLKKRVVQVWFQNTRARERKGQFRAHAQVINKRCPFCPALFKVKSALESHLTTKHAARGEVNIDALPDEEVSLESSPSLSSGGDNKFQQNPNMMPPLFPTLHPEMENSIKKYYEESMKRYISELQAHASSSNGDKSEIKSGKEEGEIPLDLSKPVDLSRPMKVSMDHERTICDPGPLTDLSERSLCDERSDSMSETTEIFDDESNPTSPASSTQSNTHRLSNTGSSSGTKRFRTQMSSVQVKVMKSLFGDYKTPTMAECEMLGREIGLPKRVVQVWFQNARAKEKKSKIALQKVLGAPESDTPVLPEDCKFCNFKYSHKYSIQDHIFTKSHIANVRMHLENASKEAGESEFTVPPLPGASSVTADSTTNPPQNLNNNTHLQLLQMAGMPAPTKGDQEENSETLFQQLYALGNNANYGVQNQYVHHSMFGANGGAGGLLLDTGSGPSFLPLPAPVLEQVAAGNSEPGVTSLKLPDSHQKPSDPSIRETDVEVCFVCKKCRLAFPGESPLLVHQRQCYGGNQENRGAFRIVQTGYECKSCNTGDRFKSLPELRRHCDGHAGSAKLPPPAESPLSHEMEDVVNQITLLAARAAQEAAPDRGLDSNSNTFAERKGRFLPPPDVAQPLTSAGH
- the zfh2 gene encoding zinc finger homeobox protein 4 isoform X3 — translated: MPTVSAATELSPGGRTSRQKQHEEAMSPEQEASPPPAAPGASPPPPPPTRLPSPAMSHQETSDVEQFSGKIVYNPDGSAYIIEDSESDGEAANASVPEIVPPLQAVYVSRLLRQAARPAELPAVHSYRVVALRDARPPRPASVPVKPILMCFVCKLSFGFARSFANHAQAEHGVALKENEREVLAADCSAILQCVGADKRPVVSLLEPLGPPPDGHGAQPTPMPASHVRQDGPSPHSDTPPCSSSRNTPGKSPSPPFAPPPAFMTGTTIGVCPEHLQGRPSGVECARCEMILASGRLGPAGLANVHSRNSCKTLKCPKCNWHYKYQETLEIHMKEKHPEAETSCIYCIAGQPHPRLARGETYTCGYKPYRCEVCNYSTTTKGNLSIHMQSDKHLNNMQELQNGGAPNTESRQSSPKAPPLHHSPVSSGHKPKPSFRCDVCNYETNVARNLRIHMTSEKHTHNMLVLQQNVKHMQTLSALHHQHPPQQHMESLYGMYPGLGDKPEAALADMAYNQALLIQMMTGGQLPGPDMSAHSDMGLNPDTMEPPPEPADPDPDRNYQCCVCNVFSSDSLEELIRHLGQDRTRLREQEILAVVAGHYVCKLCTYKTNLKANFQLHCKTDKHLQRLQHVNHVKEGGPRNEWKLKYASAPGGVQIRCNACDYYTNSAHKLQLHAATGRHDAGVLLLKHLVERCSALRQDQPRVFHCSLCGFSATNRLPLLQHVRSLKHLHMEQLHHLQRRAEGKDTTTDVTEVFHVVPGPVDQQQTPERRDSVNSELSQLESSRDPVKTEPREDNEDGANPESGPQHVCPYCEYSSESEMRIQAHVLAQHGTSSASTDGPVFQCPLCQDSFKERSSLERHVMQIHSVNSEGLQRLLMLVDQSHWLNRASRTPTPNNSAAAPSQIVSPTSVSSKDSAKQEKGEDVEMMSPASEDNNELEAERCGTCFKTFKNIDELCFHQNETGHLEIKQTPSGPGYVCWKKGCNQFFPTAHSLQMHFKDVHAKNSISNMSVSEKHVYKYRCNQCSLAFKTLEKLQLHSQYHMIRDATKCVLCGRSFRSLVALHKHVESVHSDLTDEELTVYKQSLMSNPLLLAGLQGQVLDSSTNDILKKESLAGEEEATECDDSKEINTSHDDSNQNDGENSDDSIIYKDQQFLEDYLNSQAIAEDSYNDPNRKYKCHRCKVAFTRQSYLTAHNKTLLHRKGEKLSYPMEKYLDPNRPYKCDVCKESFTQKNILLVHYNSVSHLHKLKRAMQEQQQNNNNNPAVSPVIGSQAQNLTLTPKSTSSEEDDKKRYRCNICKVAYTQGSTLDIHMRSVLHQTRASKLQDLAMTGQIDLSKPLIEQPESLQSPKQSSPLPGGGEKTSPTPPSPGLGTGSQGMTSCPKCGALFGSQDQLSAHQQLYCMFAAPMAIFQAAQEPGQAKSPPPDDDAVVRLSMPKKTGSHMYKHLLESFGFDLVMQYNESHQRRQRQAEEKARTPPPPPEQPEAKAEDDAESTLPEVSRSTCQHCNKEFSSVWVLKSHCEEVHKDLVPLEFLEKYAQQFKNEYEKKSVVVTAATSSTVNSHPRVATPGAPTTTTSSSPGADATPEKEDESKDALHAKLNQLNLQTPPEAASTAPSTPTSSTTPASSTDSLPANIQAMIAQSMAQNPMALAQQMSEMQAAFNVMQLQQLNFNPMMQMMGMGLPLGLNALAAMNLQPPLVPLMMPPPPYDPISQFGPQDQQAMMAKQQAMMQQQAAVNAAANQKRARTRITDDQLKILRAHFDINNSPSEEQIHEMASQSGLPPKVIKHWFRNTLFKERQRNKDSPYNFNNPPSTTLNLEEYEKTGEAKVMPLNSSGSSTEDVKKGTPPPIQPEIKTEMKEEPVDEHKFDEKMQEPIDEKPNLFNLPPNLQPPQSPATSVASSDNINMSQASAPTTPNNLTLTSIIASQLGDTLTTSTPALNMSTSSSHHGLASPMLPPPKLNQQNFPNPNNLQAMLPLTPNRCLSPSREYSNPSSQSSCGSTGKRANRTRFTDYQIKVLQEFFENNAYPKDDDLEYLSKLLNLSPRVIVVWFQNARQKARKVYENQPAVEPAPGIGDESGANRFQRTPGLNYQCKKCLLVFQRYYELIRHQKTHCFKEEDAKRSAQAQAAAAQIAAVLSSEDSNSSTTVEQSQQQQQQPQNSIQHSPQLQNAAQSPIQPNPPTTPTPTSGNYPPSPSAGDNKEGTFQCDKCNLVFPRFDLWREHQLVHIMNPNLFPTYPPDSPFGILQQHAQLQQLNANLGDITKTNSQNIQHPLVNMLNNVGGQKRKLEEFEVESDTSDQPKDKRLRTTILPEQLDYLYQKYQIESNPSRKMLENIAREVGLKKRVVQVWFQNTRARERKGQFRAHAQVINKRCPFCPALFKVKSALESHLTTKHAARGEVNIDALPDEEVSLESSPSLSSGGDNKFQQNPNMMPPLFPTLHPEMENSIKKYYEESMKRYISELQAHASSSNGDKSEIKSGKEEGEIPLDLSKPVDLSRPMKVSMDHERTICDPGPLTDLSERSLCDERSDSMSETTEIFDDESNPTSPASSTQSNTHRLSNTGSSSGTKRFRTQMSSVQVKVMKSLFGDYKTPTMAECEMLGREIGLPKRVVQVWFQNARAKEKKSKIALQKVLGAPESDTPVLPEDCKFCNFKYSHKYSIQDHIFTKSHIANVRMHLENASKEAGESEFTVPPLPGASSVTADSTTNPPQNLNNNTHLQLLQMAGMPAPTKGDQEENSETLFQQLYALGNNANYGVQNQYVHHSMFGANAYDASQCDYGPILASMAKGEPEDCF